The region CTGTTGATGCTACAGGACCAAATGCTTCTTTCATTGTGATTACCAAGGCAATCAAGCTCATGACTACAAAGTGACCTGCTGTCATGTTTGCAAATAAACGCACTAATAAAGAAAATGGTTTAATAATTAAATACCCTATTAATTCAATTACCGCTAAAATTGGTCTTAATATATAAGGTACTCCCGGCATCCATAATGTGTGACTCCAAAAGTCTTTACTACCACTAAATAAATATATAATTACAGTAAAAATAGCCAAACAAGCAGTAACCGCGATTTGACCAGTTACATTAAACCCAAGCGGGGTTAATCCTAATAAATTTAAAATCCAAATAAAGAAAAATATAGTTAGTAAAAACGGCATAAATTTCAAGTATTTTTTCTCTCCAATATTTGGTCTAGCAATTTCGTCCCGAACGTAAAGAACTAATGGCTCTAACACTCTTCCAAATCCGGTTGGAATAGGACCTTTTTTATACCCTTTTGCTAAAGCACCAAATCCTAACAACATTAAAACACCCGCAATTAACATCCCAAACACACTTTTAGTAATAGATAAGTCTAATACTTTATGAGCATTTTCTGCATGGTGATGATCATCAAAAACAACAGCATCTGCTCCTGCTTCTAACTCGTATATTTTACTATGAATTTTAGTTAATTTAACACCTTTTTTTTCTACAATAACTTGACCGCTATCATCATGATGAAATTCTGAAGACATAAAAGTTACTAATCCTTCGCTAGTCCAAAGAATAACTGGTAACGGCATACTAATGTCCTTACGTTCACCAGCATCATTTGTATAAGAAAAGAAATGAAAATCGTGAGAATCTTTTAAGTGATGTGCAATATATTCTTTAATTTTTTCAGGAGTATCTACCTTATTTCCTTTTTCATGATGTTGACCCTCTTGTTTTCCCTCTTTAGCGAAGGTCGAAACAGTAGTCATCAATAAAACTAAAACTACAATAAACTTGATAGATTTTTTTGCTACCATCATATTTTTATAACTAATGAATTACGCTCTCTAAAATTTTGTGCAAATGTAAACAATAATTTAAAAACCCAAACCCTTTTTTTGCATATGTTTAGATTATTATACCGATTTTATAATTTTTCATAAAAACACATTAACTATTTGCTGTTTAACAGTTTTGCAACAGCTATTGCTTCCAAAGTTAAAAACAAAAGCAAAGGCACCACTAGTGCATACCGCTCCGCTTGCGCTAACTGCTCACTTTTAAATACAGTATCCTTAAATAGTAATACAAAAACGCCTAATTTAATAAGCATAAGTGCTAAATAAGTATACCCTACCTGCTCAGGGAGCGTAATTAGTACAGCTTCCATACTTATGTATACAATGAGTGTTGCTATAAAATGATAAAGATACACATGCCATAACTTATACGACATGACTTCTGTCATAAAATAATTATGAATGGTAAAAGCAATTACAAAAAGTAGTATAATAGATAATAAAAAGACGAGTATTCTTTTAATCATTTTTTTTGCTATTAGTAATATTTAATACTTGCCTTATTACAGCATACATCGCAACAAAAACAGCGACCAGTGTTACTATTTTGAAATACAATTGATTTTCGTTTTCAAATTTCTGATCTAACCATTCACCTAAGATACTCCCTAAATAAATAGTTAATCCCATTTGTAATGCTATAGAAGTAAACTTAGCATATTTATTAAGCTGTTTTTTCTTTTGACCTGTCATTTTTCATAGCCTTTACACCACTTTTCATAATACAAGTTACATCAAAATTAGCTCCTGGATCTACAGCTAGTTTAGCAACAACTACATCTCCTTGAATATTTGCAGTAGATTTTAATGTTAATGTTCCTGATAATTGTAATTTACCTGTAAAGCGTCCTTCAAAATAAGCATCTGTTCCTTCTAAAGTACCATTAATAAATCCTGTTTTCCCTACAACAACTTTACCTGGAGTTTTTAAATTGCCTTCTATTTCTCCATCAATTCTAAACCCTCCTTCACTACTTAAGTCACCTACAATTTTGGTACCTTGTGCAATAATATTTTGATTTCCTGAAGATTCTACACTTTGCTGTTTTTCTTTTTTGCTATCCTTAAACATACTAATTAATTTTGGGGCGTTAATATTTATTTGATTTCACTAAAATACGTATCTAAATTTTTATGAATCTGAATGATTTGATAATTTTCAGACGAAATAACAACATAAGGTCTTGTAATCTTATTCTTATCGCTTTTCTTGAATAAGTCCCTAAAACCTTCTGCGACGACCAAATTACTAAAACCAT is a window of Formosa sediminum DNA encoding:
- the atpB gene encoding F0F1 ATP synthase subunit A, which encodes MMVAKKSIKFIVVLVLLMTTVSTFAKEGKQEGQHHEKGNKVDTPEKIKEYIAHHLKDSHDFHFFSYTNDAGERKDISMPLPVILWTSEGLVTFMSSEFHHDDSGQVIVEKKGVKLTKIHSKIYELEAGADAVVFDDHHHAENAHKVLDLSITKSVFGMLIAGVLMLLGFGALAKGYKKGPIPTGFGRVLEPLVLYVRDEIARPNIGEKKYLKFMPFLLTIFFFIWILNLLGLTPLGFNVTGQIAVTACLAIFTVIIYLFSGSKDFWSHTLWMPGVPYILRPILAVIELIGYLIIKPFSLLVRLFANMTAGHFVVMSLIALVITMKEAFGPVASTGVSLILALFITVIELLVAFLQAFIFTMLSSLFIGMAVEEHDHH
- a CDS encoding AtpZ/AtpI family protein; amino-acid sequence: MTGQKKKQLNKYAKFTSIALQMGLTIYLGSILGEWLDQKFENENQLYFKIVTLVAVFVAMYAVIRQVLNITNSKKND
- a CDS encoding bactofilin family protein translates to MFKDSKKEKQQSVESSGNQNIIAQGTKIVGDLSSEGGFRIDGEIEGNLKTPGKVVVGKTGFINGTLEGTDAYFEGRFTGKLQLSGTLTLKSTANIQGDVVVAKLAVDPGANFDVTCIMKSGVKAMKNDRSKEKTA
- a CDS encoding DUF6168 family protein, whose protein sequence is MIKRILVFLLSIILLFVIAFTIHNYFMTEVMSYKLWHVYLYHFIATLIVYISMEAVLITLPEQVGYTYLALMLIKLGVFVLLFKDTVFKSEQLAQAERYALVVPLLLFLTLEAIAVAKLLNSK